From the genome of Phytohabitans rumicis, one region includes:
- a CDS encoding glycosyltransferase family 4 protein, protein MSELRVALLGPVAWRTPPRHYGPWEQVTGLLAEGLVASGVDVTLFATLDSVTSARLDGVCPRGYADEPGMDGRVWEAMHVAHALARSAEFDLVHNHLDWLPLAFAGLCRAPMLTTVHGFSGAGIMPAYASAGSAYVSISDADRADGLDYVATVYHGVDLDGLPFAPDGGPGLVAFGRIHPDKGTHAAIDIARAAGRPLTICGIVQDERYFTEQVAPHIDGDRVTFLGSVGPRRRGEILGASAALLHPIAFDEPFGLSVVESMACGTPVVAYRRGSMTEVVDEG, encoded by the coding sequence ATGAGCGAACTGAGGGTGGCCCTGCTCGGACCGGTGGCGTGGCGTACGCCGCCGCGCCACTACGGGCCGTGGGAGCAGGTGACGGGCCTGCTCGCCGAGGGCCTGGTCGCCAGCGGCGTCGACGTGACCCTGTTCGCCACGCTGGACTCGGTGACGTCGGCCCGCCTGGATGGCGTGTGTCCGCGGGGTTACGCGGATGAACCCGGCATGGACGGGCGGGTGTGGGAGGCGATGCATGTCGCCCACGCGCTGGCCCGGTCCGCGGAGTTCGACCTGGTGCACAATCACCTGGACTGGCTGCCGTTGGCGTTCGCCGGGCTTTGCCGCGCCCCGATGCTCACCACGGTTCACGGTTTCTCCGGTGCCGGCATCATGCCCGCGTACGCCTCGGCGGGCTCGGCCTATGTGTCCATCTCGGACGCTGACCGCGCGGACGGGTTGGACTATGTCGCGACGGTGTACCACGGTGTTGACCTCGATGGGCTACCATTCGCGCCCGATGGAGGGCCGGGGCTCGTCGCCTTCGGCCGGATACACCCGGACAAGGGCACGCACGCGGCGATCGACATCGCGCGGGCGGCGGGCCGGCCGCTGACCATCTGCGGAATCGTCCAGGACGAACGGTATTTCACCGAACAGGTGGCCCCACACATCGACGGCGACCGGGTCACCTTCCTCGGTTCGGTCGGACCGCGGCGCCGCGGCGAGATTCTCGGTGCCAGCGCGGCCCTGCTGCACCCGATCGCCTTCGACGAGCCGTTCGGCCTGTCCGTGGTCGAGTCGATGGCGTGCGGCACGCCGGTGGTGGCGTACCGGCGCGGGTCGATGACCGAGGTCGTCGACGAGGGGTGA
- a CDS encoding glycosyltransferase has protein sequence MAGTYGFLSTHPPTQCGLATFNSSLAAHLTAGGTTGGVVRVTDGGDDDRSAPTGRLEPGGLDVVHTWSARSEGGWWDAAAALNSFDVAIVQHEYGIYPGPDGADVLPLLRQLTVPSIVVLHTVLAQPTAPQKALLEQIVAAASAVVTMTGTARDRLLVGYAVDAAKVSVIPHGTADHAAAPTEPHQRPHLLTWGLLGPGKGVEWALRALARLRDLNPAPSYTIAGKTHPKVLEHHGEAYREGLHRLGALLGISNAVSYQPVYRDETSLGRLIRSADVVVLPYDSREQVTSGVLVEAVAAGIPVVTTPFPHAVELLTDGPGLLVPHRDPAALATAIRRILTEPGLAASLAGRTRELAPALMWPAVAARYGALADRVVAAGPHAVAAPA, from the coding sequence ATGGCCGGCACCTACGGTTTCCTCAGTACCCATCCACCGACCCAGTGTGGACTGGCCACTTTCAACTCCTCCCTGGCGGCTCACCTCACGGCGGGCGGCACGACCGGCGGCGTCGTACGCGTCACGGACGGCGGTGACGACGACCGATCGGCCCCCACCGGGCGGCTTGAACCCGGCGGCCTCGACGTCGTACACACCTGGTCGGCGCGGAGCGAGGGCGGCTGGTGGGACGCGGCCGCGGCGCTCAACAGTTTCGACGTAGCCATCGTCCAACACGAATACGGCATCTATCCCGGACCCGACGGTGCGGATGTCCTGCCGCTGCTGCGCCAGCTCACCGTGCCCAGCATCGTGGTCCTGCACACCGTGCTCGCCCAGCCCACCGCCCCGCAGAAGGCGTTGCTGGAGCAGATCGTGGCCGCCGCCAGCGCGGTCGTCACCATGACCGGCACGGCCCGCGACAGGCTGCTCGTCGGCTACGCCGTCGATGCCGCCAAGGTCTCCGTGATCCCCCACGGCACGGCGGACCACGCCGCGGCACCCACCGAACCACACCAGCGTCCGCACCTGCTCACCTGGGGGTTGCTCGGCCCGGGCAAGGGCGTCGAATGGGCGCTGCGCGCCCTGGCCCGACTGCGGGACCTCAACCCGGCACCCAGCTACACCATCGCCGGCAAGACCCATCCCAAGGTGCTCGAACACCATGGGGAGGCGTACCGCGAGGGCCTGCACCGGCTCGGTGCGCTGCTGGGCATCTCGAACGCGGTCAGCTACCAGCCGGTCTATCGCGACGAGACCTCCTTGGGGCGGCTGATCCGTTCCGCCGATGTCGTCGTGCTGCCGTACGACTCGCGTGAGCAGGTCACCTCCGGCGTCCTCGTCGAAGCGGTAGCCGCCGGCATCCCCGTCGTCACCACGCCGTTCCCCCATGCCGTGGAACTGCTCACCGACGGCCCCGGCCTGCTCGTCCCACACCGGGATCCGGCGGCGCTGGCCACCGCCATCCGGCGGATCCTGACCGAGCCCGGCCTGGCCGCGAGCCTCGCCGGCCGTACCCGCGAACTGGCCCCGGCCCTGATGTGGCCCGCGGTGGCCGCGCGCTACGGCGCGCTCGCCGACCGGGTCGTCGCCGCCGGCCCACACGCCGTCGCGGCACCGGCATGA